The following are encoded together in the Parabacteroides chongii genome:
- a CDS encoding OmpH family outer membrane protein, with product MKKIIVLSCMMLLCSFAGMAQKFALIDTEYILKNIPAYEMTNEQLSQISKKWQNEVEALQQEAQNMYKTYQSDLVFLSAEMKTKREEEIVKKEQEAQDLKRQYFGPEGELYKKRESLVQPIQDEIYNAVKEISEDKGYQLILDRASVMNNIIFASPKIDISNEVLLKLGYSK from the coding sequence ATGAAGAAGATTATTGTTTTGAGTTGTATGATGCTCCTCTGCTCTTTTGCCGGTATGGCGCAAAAGTTTGCTTTGATAGATACGGAATATATTTTGAAAAATATTCCGGCTTATGAAATGACAAATGAACAGTTGAGCCAGATATCGAAGAAATGGCAGAACGAAGTGGAGGCGCTCCAGCAGGAAGCACAGAATATGTATAAGACTTATCAGAGTGACCTGGTGTTCCTTTCTGCCGAGATGAAAACAAAGCGTGAAGAAGAGATCGTGAAGAAAGAACAGGAAGCACAAGATCTGAAACGCCAATATTTCGGACCGGAAGGTGAGTTATATAAGAAACGTGAGAGTTTGGTGCAGCCTATCCAGGATGAAATATATAATGCGGTGAAAGAAATATCGGAAGACAAAGGGTATCAGCTGATTCTCGACCGTGCTTCTGTTATGAATAATATTATTTTTGCTTCTCCGAAAATAGATATCAGTAATGAAGTGCTGTTAAAGTTAGGATATTCAAAATAA
- a CDS encoding OmpH family outer membrane protein: MKKLIIFLLMILPLGVFAQEAKVAIVNSNEIMAAMPELTAMQETMKQMNDKYAGEMKTMEDEWQKKYADYIAQQDSMTENIKVRRMQELQDIEQRVQNFTQVARQDMDKKQQELLAPIQDKIRTAIKAVGDEKGYAYIFDNNPGIVLYTGNSAIDATPLVKAKLGLK, translated from the coding sequence ATGAAGAAACTGATTATTTTTTTGTTGATGATCCTGCCGTTAGGCGTTTTTGCTCAGGAAGCTAAAGTAGCAATCGTAAATTCAAATGAAATTATGGCTGCAATGCCGGAATTGACTGCTATGCAGGAAACGATGAAGCAGATGAATGACAAATATGCTGGCGAGATGAAGACGATGGAAGATGAATGGCAGAAGAAATATGCTGATTATATCGCTCAACAGGATTCAATGACTGAAAATATCAAAGTAAGAAGAATGCAGGAATTGCAGGATATCGAACAGCGTGTTCAGAACTTTACACAGGTAGCTCGTCAGGATATGGACAAAAAACAGCAGGAACTGTTGGCTCCGATCCAGGACAAGATCAGAACAGCTATCAAGGCAGTAGGTGATGAAAAAGGCTATGCTTATATCTTCGATAACAATCCTGGTATCGTTCTTTATACTGGTAATTCAGCAATTGATGCAACTCCGCTGGTAAAAGCTAAATTAGGTTTGAAATAA
- the murI gene encoding glutamate racemase, producing MFSQQTGPIGIFDSGYGGLTVFDKIRQAMPEYDYIYLGDNARAPYGQRSFEVVYRFTRQAVLKLFEEGCQLVILACNTASAKALRSIQQLDLPGWDTERRVLGVIRPTVEIMDQVSVTKHVGVLGTSGTISSQSYSLEIGKMFPHMKVTGEACPMWAPLVENNEFDSPGADYFVKKHLEHILSIDPQIDTLVLGCTHYPLLMGKIRQYLPDGVTVLPQGEYVAESLIDYLKRHPEMNRRLTRGGECRFLTTESAVKFSDAASVFLNDPIEVEQISID from the coding sequence ATGTTTTCACAACAAACAGGACCGATCGGAATTTTTGATTCCGGCTATGGCGGGTTGACTGTCTTCGATAAGATACGTCAGGCCATGCCGGAATATGACTATATTTATTTAGGAGACAATGCACGTGCTCCGTATGGGCAACGTTCGTTTGAAGTTGTTTACCGGTTTACGCGTCAGGCGGTGTTGAAGTTGTTTGAAGAGGGTTGCCAGTTGGTTATTCTGGCATGTAACACGGCTTCGGCAAAGGCATTGCGATCCATCCAGCAGCTCGATCTTCCCGGGTGGGATACGGAACGCCGTGTGCTGGGGGTTATTCGTCCGACAGTGGAAATAATGGATCAGGTCAGTGTGACCAAACATGTCGGTGTTTTGGGTACTTCCGGTACGATCTCTTCACAATCCTATTCCCTCGAAATAGGTAAAATGTTTCCGCATATGAAGGTGACCGGCGAAGCTTGTCCGATGTGGGCTCCTTTGGTTGAGAATAATGAGTTCGATTCGCCGGGAGCAGACTATTTTGTGAAAAAGCATTTGGAGCATATTCTTTCCATCGATCCACAGATAGATACTTTGGTACTGGGATGCACGCATTATCCTCTTTTAATGGGTAAAATCAGACAATATTTGCCGGATGGGGTTACCGTACTCCCACAAGGAGAATACGTGGCAGAAAGTCTAATAGACTACTTAAAAAGACATCCGGAGATGAACAGGCGGCTTACACGTGGTGGAGAATGTCGTTTTCTAACGACAGAATCGGCTGTAAAGTTTTCAGATGCAGCTTCTGTCTTCTTGAATGATCCGATAGAGGTAGAACAGATATCCATCGATTAA
- a CDS encoding M15 family metallopeptidase, which produces MSWQKYVFLLLILCFSPFSSAEELDTYLRNKGLVDISTLDSTICVQLIYATSDNFMGKAVYSGITRAWLHPDAAKKLVAAQQLLKKEQPGLTLVVYDAARPMSVQRKMWALVRGTDKVNYVSNPANGGGLHNYGMAVDVTILDEAGVALPMGTPFDFFGEEAHTNNEEALLNAGKIDRTDYDNRRLLRRIMKQAGFRIIPYEWWHFNACSRAEARQSYSVLD; this is translated from the coding sequence ATGAGTTGGCAAAAGTATGTTTTCCTGTTGCTGATACTGTGTTTTAGTCCGTTCAGTAGTGCGGAGGAGCTGGATACTTATTTGCGTAATAAAGGGCTGGTGGATATTTCGACTTTGGACTCTACTATTTGTGTACAATTGATCTATGCGACATCCGACAATTTTATGGGGAAAGCCGTTTACTCGGGAATAACACGTGCATGGCTTCACCCGGATGCGGCAAAAAAGCTTGTGGCTGCACAACAATTATTGAAAAAAGAGCAGCCCGGTTTAACGCTGGTTGTATATGATGCCGCCCGCCCGATGTCGGTACAACGAAAAATGTGGGCACTTGTGCGGGGAACAGACAAAGTGAATTATGTGAGTAACCCGGCGAATGGAGGAGGACTGCATAATTACGGGATGGCAGTAGATGTCACTATCCTGGATGAAGCGGGCGTAGCTCTTCCTATGGGAACGCCTTTTGATTTCTTTGGTGAAGAAGCCCATACGAATAATGAAGAGGCTTTATTGAATGCTGGTAAGATAGATCGTACAGACTATGACAACCGGCGGTTGCTACGTCGGATTATGAAACAGGCCGGATTCCGCATCATTCCATATGAATGGTGGCATTTCAATGCTTGTAGCCGGGCGGAAGCCCGGCAAAGTTATTCGGTACTGGATTAA
- a CDS encoding YccF domain-containing protein yields the protein MKFLGNLIWLIFGGLITSIEYLISSLLLMITIIGIPFGLQTLKLALLALWPFGSTVTDNGNSGGCLCIIMNILWIILGGFWICLTHLGFGLLLCITIIGIPWGRQHFKMAALALTPFGKNIN from the coding sequence ATGAAATTTTTAGGCAACCTCATTTGGCTAATATTCGGCGGATTGATTACCAGTATTGAATATCTGATTTCAAGCCTGCTACTGATGATCACGATCATTGGGATTCCTTTCGGGTTACAGACCCTTAAACTGGCACTACTGGCATTATGGCCTTTCGGGAGTACCGTTACAGATAATGGAAATTCGGGCGGTTGCCTTTGTATCATCATGAACATACTTTGGATTATATTGGGAGGTTTCTGGATTTGCCTGACCCATCTCGGGTTCGGTTTGCTGTTATGTATCACAATCATCGGTATTCCCTGGGGTAGGCAGCATTTTAAAATGGCAGCCCTCGCACTGACTCCTTTCGGAAAGAATATCAATTAA
- a CDS encoding peptidoglycan DD-metalloendopeptidase family protein, whose protein sequence is MMRSGIAPILILLFILGISCKNTPKQCEEEVDSEWIDSVQRAYQYGICIDTLDIKEYKMKNGDNPAAIFSNLGFSALIADSISRSSIEVLDPTKLQAGMHYYTFSMQDSAAQIRYIAFAKTKTDYAVIDFTGDTISAYEFNKPITLKRQYVEGTINSSLWNVLQSKGVNPLLAINIADVFAWQIDFYDVKEGDSFRVLYDIAYIDDTTALNISGIQGAVFTHQGKDFVAIPFTQDSVFEYFDQDGNSLRKAFLKAPLDIFRITSRFTNARFHPILKRYRAHHGVDYAAPVGTPVKSIGAGTVIAKGYQNGGGNFLKVKHNSVYTTTYMHLSKFAKGIQVGSHVQQGEVIAYVGSTGLSTGPHLDFRVHKNGQPINPLNMEAPPSLPVKPELRDSFQIVKQQVLAELDSMSNAYSFKAQ, encoded by the coding sequence ATGATGAGATCGGGCATTGCACCTATTTTGATTTTACTGTTTATATTAGGTATCTCCTGCAAAAACACACCTAAACAATGCGAAGAAGAAGTTGACAGCGAATGGATCGACAGTGTGCAACGCGCATATCAATACGGCATCTGTATCGACACGCTGGATATCAAAGAATACAAGATGAAAAACGGAGACAATCCTGCCGCCATTTTCTCAAACCTGGGTTTCTCTGCCCTGATAGCGGACAGCATCAGCCGCTCGTCAATCGAGGTACTGGACCCAACTAAATTACAGGCAGGAATGCACTATTATACATTCAGTATGCAGGATAGTGCCGCCCAAATCCGCTATATCGCTTTTGCCAAAACGAAGACGGACTATGCCGTAATCGACTTTACCGGTGATACGATCAGTGCCTATGAATTTAACAAACCGATCACTTTAAAGCGACAATATGTGGAAGGAACAATCAATTCCTCCCTATGGAACGTGCTGCAATCAAAAGGTGTAAACCCGTTGCTGGCAATTAATATTGCCGATGTTTTTGCCTGGCAAATCGACTTTTACGATGTAAAGGAAGGGGATTCTTTCCGCGTACTCTACGACATTGCTTATATCGATGATACCACCGCTTTAAATATAAGCGGTATCCAGGGAGCAGTCTTCACCCACCAGGGTAAAGATTTTGTAGCCATTCCTTTTACACAGGACAGCGTCTTCGAGTATTTCGACCAGGATGGTAATTCTCTCCGGAAAGCTTTCCTGAAGGCACCGCTGGATATCTTCCGTATCACTTCACGTTTTACCAATGCCCGCTTCCATCCGATTTTGAAACGCTACCGTGCACATCACGGGGTCGATTATGCAGCTCCGGTCGGCACTCCGGTCAAAAGTATCGGAGCCGGAACTGTGATCGCAAAAGGATATCAGAATGGCGGAGGAAATTTTTTGAAAGTAAAACATAACTCAGTCTATACGACAACCTATATGCACCTTAGCAAGTTTGCCAAAGGCATACAGGTGGGTAGCCATGTTCAGCAGGGCGAAGTGATCGCCTATGTCGGTTCGACCGGCCTTTCAACGGGTCCTCACCTGGACTTCCGTGTACATAAGAACGGACAACCGATCAACCCGTTGAATATGGAAGCACCTCCATCACTTCCTGTCAAGCCGGAACTTCGCGACAGCTTCCAGATCGTAAAACAACAAGTGCTTGCGGAGTTAGACAGTATGAGCAATGCCTATTCGTTTAAGGCTCAATAA
- a CDS encoding META domain-containing protein: MKRVIFYVLMLPMVLGMMISCSEAKTDAKKLEGKWNVIEVKGEKILKEGLPYMEFDMAQNKLHGNAGCNMFNSSFTLDDKDISSITIAPGAATMMACPDMATEDAIMQAMGNVKAVKAGSSENEMVLVDQDGNVLLVLSKN; the protein is encoded by the coding sequence ATGAAAAGAGTGATTTTTTATGTATTGATGCTCCCGATGGTACTTGGGATGATGATTTCTTGTTCTGAAGCCAAAACAGATGCAAAGAAACTGGAAGGTAAATGGAATGTAATAGAAGTAAAAGGTGAAAAGATTCTGAAAGAAGGATTACCTTATATGGAATTTGATATGGCACAAAATAAATTGCATGGAAATGCCGGTTGCAACATGTTCAATTCTTCTTTTACGTTAGATGACAAGGACATTTCTTCAATCACGATAGCACCGGGTGCTGCTACCATGATGGCTTGTCCGGACATGGCGACAGAAGATGCTATCATGCAGGCGATGGGTAATGTGAAAGCTGTAAAAGCCGGTAGCTCAGAGAATGAAATGGTGTTAGTAGACCAGGACGGTAATGTTCTGCTTGTCTTATCTAAAAACTAA
- a CDS encoding META domain-containing protein, whose translation MKKYLYLCLAVVGIAVFASCKSQKAVVASYSDLDGEWSVVELNGNKLDPDKSNQLIVIDVARNHLSGNAGCNRMNGSIEYSEARKNIIKFPQVATTRMACPELKGEQEFLEALNKVVRFEAEGDVKPVNTVAFYGTDNGKLMVIEKKK comes from the coding sequence ATGAAGAAGTATCTATATCTATGCCTGGCAGTTGTAGGGATAGCCGTATTTGCTTCCTGTAAATCTCAAAAAGCAGTGGTTGCTTCCTATTCAGACCTGGATGGTGAATGGAGCGTGGTGGAACTGAACGGTAATAAATTAGATCCGGACAAAAGTAACCAGCTTATCGTCATAGACGTAGCGCGCAACCATCTGTCCGGAAATGCAGGATGCAACCGTATGAACGGCAGCATTGAATATTCTGAAGCCCGGAAGAACATCATCAAGTTTCCGCAAGTAGCGACAACGCGCATGGCCTGTCCGGAATTGAAAGGTGAACAGGAGTTTCTGGAAGCTTTGAACAAAGTAGTTCGTTTTGAAGCGGAAGGCGATGTCAAACCAGTGAATACAGTAGCCTTTTACGGTACCGATAATGGCAAACTGATGGTTATTGAAAAGAAGAAATAA